Proteins from a genomic interval of Medicago truncatula cultivar Jemalong A17 chromosome 3, MtrunA17r5.0-ANR, whole genome shotgun sequence:
- the LOC25491142 gene encoding cation/H(+) antiporter 4, with translation MGIGSTDDTLFKSMNETSMSNNVVNSNLLNYNVCISTPPNILSHGIWGKHESEGSPFRSSFPVFLHQVILIYVTTRAINFPIKQLGLPKLISQMMAGLILGPAVPIFLDLKRNLFPYGSQDTLATIAGLGYVLFLFETGVKMDFNMIRRTGRKGWTISLLGLVTPMLIGLCFSIWDPKHRNVFNKESIEKGIILLGHNTTSFAVIVSLLKDLKLLNSELGRLALSVALVGEILSNIFITVTSTLLDQGHYISPVMRLGYLFAITLFILLIYRPAMFWIVEHTPEGKEVKDIYINIVIGILFCLCWLSGELEKGPVFLPFILGLATPEGPPLGSTLIKRVHLLGIKLFLPIYMTTSTMKVEYGFWRSSYSGSTLETSLFVLFTGYFLKMVACFLSSLIFNMPLKDGISLALLLNCKGVVEVNMYSTALDRNDIRPKIYCVVIFIIMVSICSTHLLVKHLYDPSRKYAGYQKRNIFSLKPDSELKILVCIHKPHHITPMTEVIDLCDPIVEYPVTVDALHLIELAGRASPIFISHKKKKVVSLNLHDSYSDNVVLSLKLYESDKQGAAIVNPYTAISPLNLMHEDVCHLALDKVSSIIFLPFHKKWSSDGKLEYDDKNIRSLNRNILEKSPCSVGILVTRFVHQTDSSLRLALVFLGGRDDREALYLAKRAARVSSIELVIYHIVDKNKSDKDQESMDAVLDKAVLKDVYVEHCRMENVTFREIKVEDGSQTLDVLRGMVKEHNFIIVGRRNGVNSPQTYGLQHWSEFPELGPVGDYLASSDLGCKSSILVVQQQQQICT, from the exons ATGGGGATAGGTAGCACAGATGATACATTATTTAAATCTATGAATGAAACGTCCATGTCCAACAATGTTGTTAATTCTAATCTTCTAAACTATAATGTTTGCATTTCCACCCCGCCTAATATTCTCTCCCATGGCATATGGGGAAAACATGAGTCCGAAGGGAGTCCATTCAGGTCCTCTTTCCCAGTATTTCTTCATCAAGTCATTCTAATTTATGTCACAACAAGGGCTATCAATTTTCCTATCAAGCAGTTGGGTTTACCCAAGCTCATTTCACAAATGATg GCTGGGCTAATTTTAGGACCAGCAGTGCCAATATTTTTGGACCTCAAGAGGAATTTGTTTCCTTATGGGAGTCAAGACACACTTGCAACCATTGCAGGACTTGGTTATGTGTTGTTTCTGTTCGAAACAGGCGTGAAAATGGATTTCAACATGATCAGAAGGACAGGAAGAAAAGGATGGACGATTTCGCTTTTGGGGTTAGTAACCCCTATGCTCATTGGTTTATGTTTCTCTATCTGGGATCCAAAACATAGAAATGTTTTTAACAAAGAGTCCATTGAAAAAGGTATAATACTGCTAGGACACAATACAACTTCATTTGCAGTGATTGTGTCTCTCTTAAAAGACCTTAAACTTCTAAACTCTGAACTTGGAAGATTAGCATTATCTGTTGCTTTGGTTGGTGAGATATTGAGTAACATTTTTATAACTGTTACCTCAACTCTGCTTGATCAGGGTCATTATATTTCACCTGTCATGAGGTTGGGATATTTATTTGCCATCACTCTCTTCATTTTATTAATCTACCGTCCTGCAATGTTTTGGATTGTTGAACATACTCCTGAAGGAAAAGAAGTTAAGGATATTTACATCAACATTGTTATTGGGATTCTCTTTTGTTTGTGTTGGTTATCAGGAGAATTAGAAAAGGGTCCTGTTTTTTTACCATTCATTTTGGGATTGGCTACACCTGAAGGACCTCCATTAGGATCTACATTGATTAAAAGGGTTCATTTGTTAGGCATTAAATTGTTTTTGCCAATTTACATGACTACAAGCACAATGAAGGTAGAATATGGATTTTGGAGATCATCATATTCAGGATCAACACTTGAGActtctttgtttgttttatttactggttattttttaaaaatggtagCATGCTTTCTATCTTCACTCATTTTCAACATGCCTTTAAAGGATGGTATCTCCCTTGCCCTACTTTTGAACTGCAAAGGTGTTGTGGAAGTAAACATGTACTCTACCGCATTGGATAGAAAT GATATCCGTCCGAAAATATATTGTGTGGTTATATTCATAATCATGGTTTCAATTTGCTCGACTCACTTGTTGGTAAAACATTTGTATGATCCTTCAAGGAAATATGCTGGCTACCAAAAGAGGAACATATTCAGTTTGAAACCCGACTCAGAACTGAAGATACTAGTTTGCATTCATAAACCACACCACATAACTCCTATGACTGAAGTAATTGATCTATGTGACCCTATAGTAGAATATCCTGTCACCGTAGATGCCTTGCATTTAATCGAGTTAGCCGGAAGGGCTTCACCCATTTTCATTTCTcacaaaaagaagaaagttgTTTCTTTAAACTTGCATGACTCATACTCTGATAATGTTGTTTTAAGTCTCAAACTATACGAGAGTGATAAACAAGGCGCAGCAATAGTAAACCCATATACTGCTATATCTCCACTTAACTTAATGCATGAAGATGTTTGTCACCTAGCATTGGAtaaagtttcatcaattatatttcttccttttcataaaaaatggtcAAGTGATGGAAAGCTTGAATATGATGACAAGAACATAAGGTCTTTAAACCGCAACATCTTGGAAAAATCTCCATGCTCGGTTGGAATCTTAGTGACTCGCTTTGTTCATCAAACAGATTCATCGCTTCGATTAGCCTTGGTATTTTTGGGTGGGAGAGATGATAGAGAAGCTTTATATTTGGCGAAGCGAGCAGCAAGGGTTTCAAGCATTGAGCTAGTGATATATCATATTGTAGACAAGAACAAAAGTGATAAGGACCAAGAGAGTATGGATGCAGTGCTTGATAAAGCAGTGTTAAAAGATGTTTATGTAGAACATTGTAGAATGGAAAATGTAACATTTAGAGAAATAAAAGTGGAGGATGGATCACAAACACTTGATGTTCTTCGAGGAATGGTTAAAgaacataattttataataGTTGGGAGAAGAAATGGCGTCAACTCTCCTCAGACATATGGACTTCAACATTGGAGTGAGTTTCCTGAGTTGGGTCCTGTTGGAGATTATTTGGCTTCCTCGGATCTTGGTTgcaaatcatcaattttagtggtgcagcaacaacaacaaatatgcACATAG
- the LOC25491143 gene encoding chaperone protein ClpC, chloroplastic, which translates to MARVLAQSINVPGLVVGHKQSQHKGSGKSKRSVKMMCASRTIGLRMPGFSGLRTINHLDTMLRPGLDFHAKVSMAISSRRARAKRIIPRAMFERFTEKAIKVIMLAQEEARRLGHNFVGTEQILLGLIGEGTGIAAKVLKSMGINLKDARVEVEKIIGRGSGFVAVEIPFTPRAKRVLELSLEEARQLGHNYIGSEHLLLGLLREGEGVAARVLENLGADPTNIRTQVIRMVGESADNVTATVGSGSSNNKTPTLEEYGTNLTKLAEEGKLDPVVGRQPQIERVTQILGRRTKNNPCLIGEPGVGKTAIAEGLAQRIANGDVPETIEGKKVITLDMGLLVAGTKYRGEFEERLKKLMEEIKQSDDIILFIDEVHTLIGAGAAEGAIDAANILKPALARGELQCIGATTLDEYRKHIEKDPALERRFQPVKVPEPTVDETIQILKGLRERYEIHHKLRYTDDALIAAAQLSYQYISDRFLPDKAIDLIDEAGSRVRLQHAQLPEEAKELDKEVRKIVKEKEEFVRNQDFEKAGELRDKEMDLRAQISALVEKGKEMSKAESEAADEGPIVTEVDIQHIVSSWTGIPVDKVSADESDRLLKMEDTLHKRVIGQDEAVEAISRAIRRARVGLKNPNRPIASFIFSGPTGVGKSELAKALAAYYFGSEEAMIRLDMSEFMERHTVSKLIGSPPGYVGYTEGGQLTEAVRRRPYTVVLFDEIEKAHPDVFNMMLQILEDGRLTDSKGRTVDFKNTLLIMTSNVGSSVIEKGGRRIGFDLDYDEKDSSYNRIKSLVTEELKQYFRPEFLNRLDEMIVFRQLTKLEVKEIADIMLREVFQRLKNKEIELQVTERFRDRVVDEGYNPSYGARPLRRAIMRLLEDSMAEKMLAREIKEGDSVIVDVDSEGNVIVLNGTSGTQESLPEALAI; encoded by the exons ATGGCTCGGGTTTTGGCTCAGTCGATTAATGTTCCTGGCCTAGTGGTTGGGCACAAGCAAAGTCAACATAAGGGATCGGGAAAATCTAAAAGATCAGTTAAAATGATGTGTGCTTCGCGAACAATTGGATTAAGAATGCCTGGTTTCTCAGGACTTCGTACCATCAATCATTTGGATACTATGCTGAGACCTGGACTAGATTTTCATGCCAAGGTATCAATGGCAATTTCTTCACGGCGGGCAAGGGCTAAGAGAATCATACCTAGAGCCATGTTTGAGCGTTTCACAGAGAAAGCAATCAAAGTGATAATGTTAGCTCAAGAGGAAGCAAGGCGTCTTGGTCACAATTTTGTTGGAACAGAGCAGATTCTACTGGGTCTTATTGGTGAAGGCACTGGTATCGCCGCCAAGGTTTTAAAGTCTATGGGAATCAACCTTAAAGATGCACGGGTGGAAGTAGAGAAGATAATTGGAAGGGGTAGTGGATTTGTTGCTGTTGAGATTCCGTTTACTCCTCGTGCAAAGCGTGTATTGGAACTTTCACTCGAGGAAGCTCGCCAACTTG GTCACAATTATATTGGATCGGAGCACTTGCTTCTAGGTCTTCTTCGAGAGGGTGAGGGAGTAGCAGCACGTGTTCTTGAAAACCTAGGCGCTGATCCTACTAATATTCGCACACAG GTTATTCGCATGGTGGGTGAGAGTGCTGACAATGTTACTGCTACTGTTGGCTCAGGAAGTAGTAACAATAAAACGCCAACTTTGGAGGAGTATGGAACCAATTTGACCAAGCTAGCAGAAGAG GGAAAGTTGGATCCTGTTGTGGGAAGGCAACCACAAATTGAACGTGTCACCCAAATTTTAGGCCGTCGAACCAAAAATAATCCTTGTCTTATTGGAGAACCTGGTGTTGGGAAGACAGCAATTGCTGAAGGTCTTGCTCAGCGGATTGCAAATGGTGATGTACCTGAAACAATCGAGGGAAAAAAG GTTATAACCCTAGACATGGGTTTGCTTGTAGCCGGAACCAAATACCGTGGTGAGTTTGAGGAGAGGTTGAAGAAACTGATGGAAGAAATCAAACAAAGTGATGATATAATACTTTTTATCGATGAAGTGCACACACTAATTGGAGCAGGAGCAGCCGAAGGTGCAATTGATGCTGCTAACATACTAAAACCAGCTCTTGCAAGAGGTGAACTACAG TGTATTGGAGCCACCACATTGGATGAATACAGGAAGCACATCGAAAAAGACCCAGCTTTGGAGAGACGATTCCAGCCAGTTAAAGTACCAGAACCAACTGTTGATGAAACCATACAAATACTGAAAGGACTTAGAGAACGTTATGAAATTCACCACAAGCTCCGATATACTGATGACGCTCTTATAGCTGCTGCGCAACTTTCATACCAGTATATCAG TGATCGATTTTTGCCCGACAAAGCcattgatttgattgatgaagcTGGTTCACGAGTCCGTCTTCAACATGCACAG TTGCCAGAAGAGGCAAAAGAACTTGACAAGGAGGTCAGGAAGATTGTTAAAGAGAAAGAGGAATTTGTTCGCAACCAAGACTTTGAAAAG GCTGGAGAACTACGTGATAAAGAAATGGATCTAAGGGCGCAGATCTCGGCACTTGTAGAGAAAGGCAAGGAGATGAGCAAAGCAGAGAGTGAGGCAGCAGATGAAGGTCCTATTGTGACTGAAGTTGACATTCAACATATTGTGTCCTCCTGGACAGGCATTCCTGTTGATAAAGTCTCAGCAGATGAATCTGATCGCCTCCTCAAGATGGAAGATACTTTACACAAGCGAGTCATTGGTCAGGATGAAGCAGTAGAAGCCATTAGCCGGGCTATCCGTCGAGCACGGGTTGGATTGAAGAACCCTAACCGTCCAATTGCTAGCTTCATCTTTTCTGGTCCAACTGGTGTGGGGAAgtctgaattggccaaagcaTTGGCTGCCTACTACTTTGGCTCTGAAGAAGCCATGATTCGTCTTGACATGAGTGAGTTTATGGAAAGGCACACTGTCTCCAAACTTATTGGTTCACCTCCTGGATATGTTGGTTACACCGAAGGTGGTCAGTTGACTGAAGCAGTTCGTCGTCGTCCTTACACTGTTGTACTCTTTGATGAGATCGAGAAAGCTCATCCTGATGTATTCAACATGATGCTTCAGATCCTTGAAGATGGAAGACTAACGGACAGTAAAGGCCGAACTGTGGATTTCAAGAACACACTTCTTATAATGACGTCAAATGTTGGAAGCAGTGTGATTGAGAAAGGAGGCCGCCGAATTGGATTCGATCTTGATTATGATGAGAAAGATAGCAGTTATAATAGAATCAAGAGTTTGGTGACTGAAGAACTAAAACAATACTTCAGGCCAGAGTTTTTAAATAGGTTGGATGAAATGATTGTTTTCAGGCAACTCACAAAATTGGAGGTGAAGGAAATAGCAGACATAATGCTCAGGGAAGTGTTTCAGAGACTGAAGAACAAAGAAATTGAACTTCAAGTAACAGAAAGATTTAGGGACAGGGTGGTTGACGAAGGTTATAATCCTAGCTATGGAGCCAGGCCTCTAAGAAGAGCCATCATGCGACTTTTGGAGGATAGCATGGCTGAGAAGATGCTCGCCAGAGAGATCAAAGAGGGTGACTCCGTAATAGTGGATGTTGATTCCGAGGGTAATGTGATTGTTCTCAATGGTACCAGCGGTACTCAAGAGTCGTTACCAGAGGCTCTTGCTATATAA
- the LOC25491144 gene encoding dual specificity protein phosphatase PHS1 codes for MSKEQQVSSFQNNQNQGKEHSDSEGSSPLTVTSRVLCMLGDITAGPAIMFTQWLQSVRKRTSSHRSSGFPRSSSTLPFCLRESAEDAKIDQLPEQTEISLWDRLGKAEMLDIESSSFSWDMLSSLHHTEHAISNEHSEDEMNRALEVTVNSGGVVFFAIFNVQGSDDASPKEAAAVIKISSSRMATQSERLGYEFAKRLGVQTPQARVIHNTSLEWLQIKKAAEKARDSASSESDIIGETTCSELLEALELSRCLLFLSYVHGSPLLESSSAFESQDSAERISAALGRVMMLDLVIRNEDRLPCRQLRWRGNPANLLLAEKTISSNLDKIGDAFDFAMNRYGSGVIGTLQKERSILVDSRLSSHNYGIRSKSSHLTQIRESSDDICLKSQTSGDSMFTGSNIVAIDSGVPRRPPTGKRADDQVNYPKLVELVLNSSKFSSNLLHDITGGKLGSADIQGSDITSIVREFRSGFRAALMDLQGFHVFLHSLHKKLDDLLRSFNSTISKISSGESEKEDSPSPATGSCHSPTSKEKFSNDSHRDSCDSDSQRSVPRASPSSGNRDFCDSASPMSREGCHGKSSKGSVEPLLGSRFTAKLRDFHKFAKVDAESYKELEHWNEMLKNDAINLCQENNFNSGFFEGSDSNTVVDAYELKVRLEHILERIALISEVENTERPSAVTNNLFIGGAQCARSVHTMQHLGITHILCLCANEIGQSDSQFPDLFTYKNFSVCDTENSDISILFDEACDFIEDVERAGQRVLVHCFEGRSRSVTVLLAYLMLRKNFTLSVAWNTMRKAHSRAQPNDGFAKILQGLDKKLHGKVSMEWQRRKPTMKTCPICGKNAGLSSGSLKIHLQKSHKRLSSGSVDSAMTMEIQKALTNLNISRGGRVSPTQRQSHSMTD; via the exons ATGTCAAAAGAGCAACAAGTATCCTCCtttcaaaataatcaaaacCAG GGTAAAGAGCATTCTGATTCTGAGGGATCATCACCTCTCACTGTTACTTCCCgg GTTTTGTGTATGTTGGGAGACATCACTGCTGGACCTGCTATTATGTTCACACAATGGCTTCAATCAGTTCGTAAACGAACTTCCAGTCATCGCTCCTCTGGATTTCCTCGCTCTTCTTCCACTCTCCCCTTTTG tCTTAGAGAATCTGCAGAGGATGCAAAAATTGATCAGCTTCCCGAGCAAACTGAAATTAGTTTGTGGGACAGGCTTGGTAAAGCTGAAATGTTGGACATTGAATCAAGTTCATTTTCTTGGGACATGCTCTCTTCACTTCACCACACTGAGCACGCCATCAGCAATGAACATTCTGAGGATGAAATGAATAGAGCTCTTGAG GTAACTGTAAATTCTGGAGGGGTTGTCTTCTTTGCCATTTTCAATGTTCAGGGAAGTGATGATGCTTCTCCAAAAGAAGCAGCAGCTGTCATAAAGATATCGTCATCAAGAATGGCTACACAGTCTGAACGCCTTGGATATGAATTTGCGAAGCGGTTGGGAGTCCAAACTCCACAG GCTAGAGTCATTCACAATACCAGTTTGGAATGGCTCCAAATAAAGAAAGCTGCAGAAAAAGCAAGGGACTCAGCAAGTTCTGAGAGTGATATAATCGGTGAAACGACATGTTCCGAACTTTTGGAAGCACTTGAGCTTAGTCGGTGCCTCTTGTTTTTGAG TTATGTACACGGTTCACCTTTGCTTGAAAGCTCTAGCGCATTTGAATCACAGGATTCTGCAGAAAGAATATCAGCAGCTCTTGGCAGGGTAATGATGTTAGATCTTGTTATCAGAAATGAAGACAGGCTTCCATGCCGTCAACTTAGGTGGCGTGGGAACCCTGCAAATTTGTTATTGGCCGAAAAGACAATCTCTTCAAATTTAGATAAAATAGGAGATGCCTTTGATTTTGCAATGAACCGATATGGGTCCGGGGTGATTGGGACGCTTCAGAAAGAGAGGTCAATTTTAGTAGATAGCAGATTGAGTTCTCATAATTATGGAATAAGATCAAAAAGCTCTCATCTTACACAGATAAGAGAATCATCTGATGACATTTGCCTTAAAAGTCAAACATCAGGAGATTCAATGTTTACTGGCTCCAACATTGTGGCTATTGACTCTGGTGTTCCTCGTCGACCCCCAACTGGAAAACGTGCAGACGATCAGGTCAATTATCCTAAGTTGGTTGAGTTAGTACTAAATAGCTCTAAGTTTTCCTCTAACCTCTTACATGATATAACTGGAGGGAAGTTAGGAAGTGCTGATATACAAGGAAGTGACATAACATCAATAGTTCGTGAGTTCCGCAGTGGTTTTCGTGCTGCTCTCATGGATCTGCAAGGATTTCATGTATTCCTACATTCATTGCACAAAAAACTTGATGACTTGTTGCGATCATTTAATAGTACTATAAGCAAAATATCATCGGGGGAGTCTGAAAAAGAAGATTCACCTTCACCTGCTACTGGTAGTTGTCACTCTCCAACAAGTAAGGAGAAGTTTTCTAATGATAGCCATCGAGATTCTTGTGATTCAGATTCACAGAGATCTGTTCCAAGGGCATCACCATCTTCAGGCAATAGAGATTTTTGTGACTCTGCTTCTCCTATGTCAAGAGAAGGTTGTCATGGAAAATCCTCTAAAGGAAGTGTGGAGCCTTTGCTTGGTTCCCGCTTTACAGCTAAGCTCCGCGACTTTCATAAATTTGCCAAG GTTGATGCAGAATCTTATAAAGAATTGGAACATTGGAATGAAATGCTTAAAAATGATGCTATCAACTTATGCCAGGAGAATAATTTCAATTCAGGATTTTTTGAGGGTAGTGATAGCAACACCGTTGTTGATGCATATGAATTGAAG GTCAGACTTGAGCATATCCTTGAAAGGATTGCATTGATATCTGAGGTTGAAAACACAGAGAGACCATCCGCTGTTACAAATAATTTGTTCATTGGTGGAGCACAATGTGCTCGATCTGTACACACAATGCAACACTTGGGAATCActcatattttgtgtttatgTGCTAACGAAATTGGACAATCAGATTCTCAATTTCCTGATCTATTTACTTACAAAAACTTCTCT GTATGTGACACTGAGAATTCCGACATCAGCATCCTATTTGATGAAGCTTGTGATTTTATAGAAGATGTTGAGAGAGCAGGTCAGAGAGTTTTAGTTCATTGCTTTGAAGGGAGAAGCAGAAGTGTCACTGTACTCCTTGCTTACTTGATGCTCAGAAA GAATTTCACATTATCAGTAGCATGGAATACTATGAGAAAAGCTCACAGCCGAGCGCAGCCTAATGATGGTTTTGCAAAGATCTTACAAGGACTTGATAAAAAACTGCATGGGAAGGTTTCAATGGAGTGGCAGCGGCGGAAACCAACGATGAAAACTTGTCCTATATGTGGCAAGAATGCTGGACTGAGCAGCGGCTCGCTTAAGATCCATCTTCAGAAGTCACATAAAAGGCTATCATCAGGGAGTGTTGATAGTGCCATGACAATGGAAATCCAAAAGGCATTAACCAATTTGAATATTAGCCGTGGTGGGAGAGTCAGCCCCACTCAAAGGCAATCTCATTCAATGACAGATTAA
- the LOC25491145 gene encoding serine carboxypeptidase-like 45, with translation MAMTMSILFLHLIFFTMKVFCFSPHFHADKIVTLPGQPQNIAFQQFSGYVTVDNKKHKSLFYYFAESETDPSSKPLVLWLNGGPGCSSLGVGAFSENGPFRPNGDFLIKNEHSWNKEANMLYLETPAGVGFSYVKGSSAYTTTVNDDETARDNLVFLERWFNKFPQYRNRDLFLTGESYAGHYVPQLAKLMIEMNKRNKIFNLKGIALGNPVLEYATDFNSRAEFFWSHGLISDATYNMFTRVCNYSRYVSEYNRDSVSPLCSKVMGLVSKETSRFVDKYDVTLDVCISSVLSQSKVISPQPQQANEMIDVCVDDKVTNYLNRRDVQEALHAKLVGVRKWDVCSNVLDYDVLNLEVPTLPVVGSLIKAGVKVLIYSGDQDSVIPLTGSRTLVQKLARQLGLNTTVPYRVWFEGQQVGGWTQVYGNVLSFATVRGAAHEAPFSQPERSLVLFKSFLEGRPLPEVF, from the exons ATGGCAATGACAAtgtctattttatttcttcatctcattttttttaccatgaaaGTGTTTTGTTTCTCTCCTCATTTTCATGCAGACAAAATTGTTACCCTTCCTGGACAACCACAAAACATAGCCTTTCAACAATTCTCAGGATATGTCACAGTTGATAACAAAAAACACAAGTCACTTTTTTACTACTTTGCTGAATCAGAAACTgatccttcttcaaaacctctTGTTCTTTGGCTCAATGGTGGACCTGGTTGTTCTTCTCTTGGAGTAGGTGCATTCTCAGAAAATGGACCCTTTAGACCAAATGGtgattttcttattaaaaatgaaCATAGTTGGAATAAAG AGGCAAACATGCTTTATTTGGAAACACCAGCTGGAGTTGGATTTTCTTATGTTAAAGGTAGTTCTGCTTATACCACAACAGTAAATGACGACGAAACAG CAAGGGACAATCTTGTATTCTTGGAACGTTGGTTCAACAAGTTTCCTCAATATAGAAACAGAGATTTGTTTCTAACTGGTGAAAGTTATGCAG GTCATTATGTTCCTCAACTTGCAAAGCTTATGATTGAAATGAACAAAAGAAACAAGATATTCAACCTTAAAGGCATAGCC TTGGGAAATCCAGTTCTAGAATATGCAACTGATTTCAATTCAAGGGCTGAATTCTTTTGGTCACATGGACTAATATCAGATGCAACTTACAACATGTTCACTAGAGTGTGTAATTACTCTCGTTATGTAAGTGAGTACAATAGAGACTCAGTTTCACCTCTTTGTTCAAAGGTTATGGGATTGGTGAGTAAAGAAACTAGTAGATTTGTGGACAAATATGATGTCACTCTTGATGTTTGCATTTCCTCTGTGCTGTCACAATCCAAGGTTATTTCTCCTCAACCTCAA CAAGCAAATGAAATGATAGATGTATGTGTGGATGACAAGGTTACAAACTACTTAAACAGGAGAGATGTGCAAGAGGCACTTCATGCAAAGCTCGTTGGAGTTCGCAAGTGGGATGTCTGCAGCAA TGTACTGGACTATGATGTGCTTAACTTGGAAGTGCCAACACTTCCTGTTGTTGGATCATTGATAAAAGCTGGAGTTAAGGTCCTAATTTACAG TGGAGATCAAGACTCAGTGATTCCACTGACTGGAAGCAGAACCTTAGTTCAAAAATTGGCTAGACAATTAGGACTGAATACAACAGTTCCTTACAGAGTATGGTTTGAAGGCCAACag GTTGGTGGGTGGACTCAAGTTTATGGCAATGTTCTCTCATTTGCCACAGTGAGAGGTGCTGCACATGAAGCTCCTTTCTCACAGCCTGAAAGATCACTCGTGCTATTCAAATCATTcttggaaggaaggcctttacCTGAAGTTTTCTGA